The proteins below come from a single Carnobacterium divergens DSM 20623 genomic window:
- a CDS encoding DUF1116 domain-containing protein: MTYQTIDEANKAVAAKVVASSPFLLDVVPAKEVIPVLNGKVLLHAGPPIKWENMPDPMKGSCIGAVLFEEWETTEEDARTLLEQGHIEFIPCHHVDAVGPMGGITSGNMPVFVVENKTDHNVAYCTMNEGIGAVLRFGAYSDEVITRLRWMRDVLGPVLGKAIRTIENGMNLNVLIAKAIAMGDEFHQRNIAASLAFLKEMAPIIVGLDIDEKERQEVIKFLADTDQFFLNIMMAASKAIMDGARMIQEGTIVTAMCRNGENFGIRISGMGDEWFTGPVNTPQGLYFTGFSGEDASPDMGDSAITETFGVGGMAMIAAPAVTRFVGTGGFNDALAISNEMLEIVIDQNPNFPVPTWDFQGICLGIDARKVVETGITPVINTGIANIKAGAGQIGAGTVHPPVECFEKAIVAYAKKLGMKI, translated from the coding sequence ATGACTTATCAAACAATTGACGAAGCAAATAAAGCTGTTGCAGCAAAAGTAGTGGCATCTTCTCCCTTTTTATTAGATGTGGTGCCAGCAAAAGAAGTGATTCCAGTATTAAATGGAAAAGTTTTACTACATGCAGGTCCTCCAATTAAATGGGAAAATATGCCAGACCCAATGAAAGGCTCTTGTATCGGAGCTGTTTTATTTGAAGAATGGGAAACGACAGAAGAGGACGCACGTACGTTACTAGAACAGGGTCACATTGAATTTATTCCGTGTCACCATGTTGATGCTGTTGGACCAATGGGGGGAATTACCTCTGGAAATATGCCCGTTTTTGTTGTAGAAAATAAAACAGATCACAATGTAGCTTACTGTACAATGAACGAAGGAATTGGAGCGGTACTACGTTTTGGAGCTTACTCAGATGAAGTTATTACCCGCTTACGTTGGATGCGTGATGTTTTAGGACCAGTATTAGGAAAAGCTATCCGTACTATTGAAAATGGGATGAACTTAAATGTTTTAATTGCAAAAGCAATTGCAATGGGAGATGAATTCCACCAACGTAATATTGCAGCATCCCTTGCATTCCTTAAAGAAATGGCACCGATTATTGTCGGTTTAGATATTGATGAAAAAGAACGTCAAGAAGTCATCAAATTTTTAGCAGATACGGATCAATTCTTCTTAAATATTATGATGGCAGCAAGTAAAGCTATTATGGACGGCGCCCGTATGATTCAAGAAGGAACAATTGTAACCGCAATGTGCCGGAATGGAGAAAATTTTGGTATCCGAATTAGTGGAATGGGGGACGAATGGTTTACAGGTCCTGTTAATACTCCGCAAGGTTTGTACTTTACTGGTTTTTCAGGGGAAGATGCTAGTCCAGACATGGGAGATAGTGCCATTACTGAAACTTTTGGAGTTGGAGGAATGGCGATGATTGCGGCTCCTGCCGTGACTCGTTTTGTTGGGACAGGCGGTTTTAATGATGCTCTAGCAATCAGCAATGAAATGTTGGAAATCGTGATTGATCAAAATCCAAATTTCCCAGTTCCTACATGGGATTTCCAAGGTATTTGTCTTGGAATTGATGCTAGAAAAGTAGTTGAAACAGGAATTACTCCAGTAATCAATACTGGAATTGCTAATATTAAAGCTGGAGCAGGACAAATTGGGGCTGGAACAGTTCATCCACCTGTTGAATGCTTTGAAAAAGCAATTGTTGCTTATGCTAAAAAATTAGGTATGAAAATCTAA
- the fdrA gene encoding acyl-CoA synthetase FdrA: MLHTIIKENAYQDSVVLMLLTNKINTMDGINRVSIMMATPANKDIFGGSGLRTPELEAASANDMAIVLDIESEEIVPTVLEEIDAFLLSQATSSNEAAEETIHTWDKAMKIGKDANIAMLSIPGTYAALEAETALDEGLNVFIFSDNVSIEDELHLKQKAHEKDLLVMGPDCGTGIINGVPMAFTNIVRPGKIGIVGASGTGIQEVSTLIDKLGAGVTNAIGTGGRDLSEKIGGITMLDSIAALEKDANTEVIVVISKPPAKAVRDKVLAALRNVTKPVVTIFLGEKPTYHEENLYHAYTLEETARIAVDLLNHQPIEVMSEEIEIPTVHLQDSQKHIKGYYSGGTLASETAMLIADAMKLEDGLIKKDGFVLKTDGNEVIDLGDDMYTQGKPHPMIDPEKRIEMIQQAADDETTAIILLDVVLGYGAHDDMATALAPTIKETIAKAKAKGRELIVIGTVVGTTSDPQNFFHQKQLLEEAGVLVCDSNNQAVRTALGILGLKINDSHKEIKTIEKETTSEENTPSERVLDMLSEKPYVINLGLKSFSDAIRETGGKALQFNWKPVAGGDLKLQKVLYFLNHYHA; this comes from the coding sequence ATGTTACACACAATAATTAAAGAAAATGCTTATCAAGATTCAGTTGTATTAATGCTATTAACAAATAAAATCAACACAATGGACGGAATCAACCGTGTGTCCATTATGATGGCAACACCAGCGAATAAAGATATTTTTGGTGGTAGCGGTCTTAGAACCCCTGAATTAGAAGCAGCATCGGCTAACGATATGGCAATTGTATTAGACATTGAAAGTGAAGAAATTGTTCCTACTGTTTTAGAGGAAATCGATGCCTTCCTACTTTCTCAAGCAACTTCAAGCAATGAGGCTGCAGAAGAAACGATTCATACATGGGATAAAGCCATGAAAATTGGTAAGGATGCAAATATCGCAATGCTTTCTATTCCTGGAACCTATGCTGCGCTTGAAGCAGAAACAGCTCTTGATGAAGGACTAAACGTTTTTATTTTCAGTGATAATGTATCGATTGAAGATGAATTGCATTTAAAACAAAAAGCCCATGAAAAAGACCTACTTGTTATGGGTCCAGATTGTGGTACAGGAATTATCAATGGTGTACCAATGGCATTTACAAATATTGTTCGACCAGGGAAAATCGGGATTGTTGGTGCTTCAGGAACAGGTATACAAGAAGTATCTACTTTAATTGATAAATTAGGTGCAGGTGTTACAAATGCAATCGGAACAGGTGGACGCGATTTATCAGAAAAAATTGGCGGCATTACGATGTTAGATAGTATTGCAGCTTTAGAAAAAGATGCAAATACTGAAGTAATCGTAGTCATTTCAAAGCCACCTGCAAAAGCCGTTCGTGATAAAGTTTTAGCAGCCCTTCGTAATGTAACAAAGCCTGTTGTAACGATTTTCTTAGGTGAAAAACCAACGTATCATGAAGAAAATTTATATCATGCTTATACATTAGAAGAGACCGCAAGAATTGCTGTGGACCTCTTAAATCATCAACCAATCGAAGTGATGTCTGAAGAAATTGAAATTCCAACGGTTCACTTACAGGATAGTCAAAAACACATTAAAGGGTATTATTCAGGTGGAACATTGGCTAGTGAAACCGCAATGTTGATTGCAGATGCAATGAAATTAGAAGATGGCTTAATTAAAAAAGATGGTTTTGTATTAAAAACGGATGGAAATGAAGTCATTGATTTAGGCGATGATATGTACACTCAAGGGAAACCTCATCCAATGATTGATCCAGAAAAACGAATTGAAATGATTCAGCAAGCAGCCGATGATGAAACAACTGCGATTATTTTACTGGATGTTGTTTTAGGGTATGGTGCACATGACGATATGGCGACAGCCTTAGCACCAACTATTAAAGAAACAATTGCAAAGGCGAAAGCAAAAGGTAGAGAATTAATTGTAATTGGTACCGTTGTGGGTACTACAAGTGATCCACAAAATTTCTTCCATCAAAAACAACTCTTAGAAGAAGCTGGTGTTTTGGTATGTGATAGCAACAATCAAGCTGTTCGTACGGCACTTGGTATCTTAGGCTTAAAAATTAATGATAGTCATAAAGAAATAAAAACAATAGAAAAAGAAACAACAAGTGAAGAAAATACGCCTTCTGAAAGAGTGTTAGACATGTTATCTGAAAAACCATATGTTATCAACTTAGGTTTAAAGAGCTTTTCAGATGCAATTCGTGAAACAGGTGGGAAAGCACTTCAATTTAATTGGAAACCAGTTGCTGGTGGCGATCTTAAATTACAAAAAGTATTATACTTCTTAAATCATTACCATGCATAA
- the allD gene encoding ureidoglycolate dehydrogenase, translated as MKLSKKELHQLIQTKIQRAGLSKEQAEIVSDVLTFADARGIHSHGAVRVEYYAERIAKGGITNQPHFEFKKTAPSCGIFEADNGSGHVAATKAMSEAMKMAKETGIGAVGIRNMSHSGALAYFVEMAAQEDLVALSVCQSDPMVVPFGGSEAYYGTNPIAFAAPSADERMITFDMATTVQAWGKVLHARSKKEPIPNTWAVDENGEPTTDPTKVNALLPIAGPKGSGLMMMVDILSGVLLGLPFGKHVSSMYHDLSNGRELGQLHIVFNPAFFTDLTEFKQNISQMLDELKEITPANGFTEVNFPGERGRLRETRYEELGIELVDDIYTYLISDTIHENKYDHKNKFAE; from the coding sequence TTGAAACTATCAAAAAAAGAACTACATCAATTGATTCAAACTAAAATTCAACGAGCGGGTTTAAGTAAAGAACAGGCTGAAATTGTTAGTGATGTTTTAACCTTTGCAGATGCTAGAGGCATTCATTCTCATGGCGCAGTTCGGGTGGAATATTATGCGGAACGCATTGCAAAAGGTGGGATTACCAATCAACCTCATTTTGAATTCAAAAAAACAGCTCCGAGTTGTGGGATTTTTGAAGCAGACAACGGTTCAGGTCATGTAGCTGCTACTAAAGCAATGAGTGAAGCAATGAAGATGGCAAAAGAAACTGGCATAGGTGCAGTCGGTATTCGCAATATGTCTCATAGTGGGGCCTTGGCTTACTTTGTTGAAATGGCGGCTCAAGAAGATTTAGTTGCTTTGTCAGTCTGTCAGTCAGATCCAATGGTGGTTCCTTTTGGTGGTAGTGAAGCCTACTACGGGACTAATCCTATTGCATTTGCAGCACCATCAGCCGATGAACGGATGATTACTTTTGATATGGCAACAACGGTTCAAGCATGGGGAAAAGTGTTACATGCTCGATCTAAAAAAGAACCGATACCCAATACGTGGGCAGTAGATGAAAATGGCGAACCAACCACAGATCCAACCAAAGTTAATGCTTTGCTTCCAATTGCTGGTCCAAAAGGATCAGGCTTAATGATGATGGTAGATATTTTATCAGGTGTTTTATTGGGTTTACCTTTTGGCAAACATGTTTCATCAATGTATCATGACTTATCCAACGGGCGTGAATTAGGACAACTGCATATAGTGTTCAATCCAGCATTTTTTACTGATTTAACAGAATTTAAGCAAAATATCTCACAGATGTTAGATGAATTAAAAGAAATCACTCCTGCTAATGGCTTTACTGAGGTAAATTTCCCAGGAGAACGTGGTCGTTTAAGAGAAACGCGCTATGAAGAATTGGGAATTGAATTAGTAGATGATATTTACACTTATTTAATCAGTGACACAATCCATGAGAATAAATACGACCATAAAAATAAATTTGCTGAGTAA
- the allD gene encoding ureidoglycolate dehydrogenase has translation MAELEMVKITKEELHQLIQKKLEKAGLSSIHADTVADTLAFADSRGIHSHGAVRVDYYAERIAKGGTNLAPKFKFNQTGPSVGIFEADNGVGHFAANEALKEAITLAKETGIGVVGVHQMGHSGALAYFVKQAAEQDMIALSVCQSDPMVVPFGGAEPYFGTNPIAFAAPRFGHSPVVFDMATTVQAWGKILDARSRNVDIPDTWAVDGEGNATTNPHEVKALLPIAGPKGYGLMMMVDILSGTLLGLPFGKHVSSMYTDITAGRNLGQLHIVINPSFFTDLEQFKKDINQMVEELHESKPANGFDQVLYPGELSEIIEAKYEKEGIPIVKSIYDYLQSDTIHFDQYNKASAFGEKVQ, from the coding sequence ATGGCAGAATTAGAAATGGTAAAAATAACAAAAGAGGAACTTCACCAGTTGATTCAAAAAAAATTAGAAAAAGCAGGCTTATCCAGTATTCATGCTGATACTGTAGCAGATACACTAGCTTTCGCGGATTCAAGAGGTATCCATTCTCATGGAGCAGTTCGTGTCGATTATTATGCAGAACGCATTGCAAAAGGTGGCACAAATTTAGCACCTAAATTTAAATTTAATCAAACGGGACCAAGTGTCGGTATTTTTGAAGCAGATAATGGAGTCGGTCATTTTGCAGCAAATGAAGCTTTAAAAGAAGCGATTACACTTGCAAAAGAAACGGGTATAGGAGTTGTCGGTGTTCATCAAATGGGACATAGTGGGGCCTTAGCTTATTTTGTTAAACAAGCTGCTGAACAAGACATGATTGCCCTATCTGTTTGTCAATCCGATCCGATGGTGGTTCCTTTTGGCGGGGCAGAGCCGTATTTTGGAACAAATCCGATTGCGTTTGCAGCGCCGCGCTTTGGTCATTCGCCCGTCGTATTTGATATGGCGACAACCGTTCAAGCATGGGGTAAAATTTTAGATGCTCGTTCAAGAAATGTTGATATTCCAGATACGTGGGCAGTGGACGGTGAAGGAAATGCGACAACAAATCCACATGAAGTGAAAGCGCTATTGCCAATTGCTGGTCCAAAGGGTTATGGTTTGATGATGATGGTGGATATTTTATCGGGTACATTATTAGGTTTGCCATTTGGGAAACATGTTTCGTCTATGTATACCGATATTACCGCGGGTAGAAACTTAGGTCAACTCCATATTGTAATCAATCCAAGCTTTTTCACTGACTTAGAGCAATTTAAAAAAGACATTAATCAAATGGTGGAAGAACTTCACGAATCAAAACCAGCTAATGGTTTTGATCAAGTGCTTTATCCAGGTGAATTGTCAGAAATTATTGAAGCTAAATATGAAAAAGAAGGCATTCCAATCGTTAAGTCGATTTATGATTATTTACAAAGTGATACGATTCATTTTGATCAATACAACAAAGCAAGTGCTTTTGGTGAAAAAGTCCAATAA
- the allE gene encoding (S)-ureidoglycine aminohydrolase, whose translation MGYKNNRIGYSDELLSSRSIIRRGNFALIPPDGLVKNTVPGFEDCELSILSTPKLGATFVDYIVTMLPNGRNELGFGEEGVETFVYVLDGKVKISDGETEYIHTTGGYVYLPAGKKMYLENVNGANTELFLYKKRYEAIAGHTAHVVSGNTNEMAAEHYEGMSDVLLTDLLPKELGFDMNFHILSFKPGASHGYIETHVQEHGAYMLSGSGVYVLDNEWIPIQKGDYLFMGAYVPQATYAVGRDESFSYLYSKDCNRDAQI comes from the coding sequence GTGGGTTATAAAAATAATCGTATTGGTTATAGTGATGAATTATTATCATCACGTTCAATTATTAGAAGAGGAAATTTTGCATTGATTCCACCAGACGGACTAGTAAAAAATACAGTTCCTGGTTTTGAAGACTGTGAGTTATCTATCCTTTCAACACCAAAATTAGGAGCAACCTTCGTAGACTATATTGTAACAATGCTGCCAAATGGTAGAAATGAACTAGGATTTGGAGAAGAAGGTGTTGAAACCTTTGTTTACGTGTTAGATGGAAAAGTTAAAATAAGCGATGGTGAAACCGAATACATTCATACAACTGGTGGTTATGTTTATCTACCAGCGGGTAAAAAAATGTATTTAGAAAACGTAAATGGAGCAAATACTGAATTATTCTTATATAAAAAGCGTTACGAAGCGATTGCTGGTCATACCGCCCATGTGGTGAGTGGCAACACAAATGAAATGGCAGCAGAACATTATGAAGGAATGTCAGATGTTTTATTAACGGATTTATTGCCAAAAGAGTTAGGTTTTGATATGAATTTCCATATTCTTTCGTTTAAACCAGGAGCAAGTCATGGTTATATTGAAACGCATGTTCAAGAACATGGCGCATATATGTTATCAGGTTCAGGTGTTTATGTACTGGATAATGAATGGATTCCAATTCAAAAAGGTGATTATTTATTTATGGGCGCATACGTACCACAAGCAACATATGCAGTAGGACGTGACGAAAGCTTTAGTTATTTATACTCAAAAGATTGCAATCGTGATGCACAAATTTAA
- a CDS encoding MFS transporter has product MENSQAIKQKGMEYWKQIIVMLCLGWAIIWVYRSALSPIFPELNASLGGGISDASLGAISSFYFFGYTGMQIPAGILVDKFGKKMVLIPGFTLFALAAVLIANANGITMVYAGSLLAGIGCGSYYGSAYSLSSESIPAERRGLSTAIINSGSAIGMGIGLILSSLLVKQLHLPWQIMMYLVAGLVILIMIAFVKVIRSTPDEVVQKGSKTKIEHAPEDKVSMKRLFAPNMIASYILYFATCYGYYMVVTWLPSFLQQERGFQGVAIGFSAALVAFSAIPGALFFSRLSDKFQSKKIHFIVVLELLAAVMLVLTVLAPTSGILLVGLILYGLLGKLAVEPIIISYIADTAPKKGYGTTFGVFNFFGMSSSVLAPWVTGLISDATGSKVNGFYLSALIMVVGTVLFLVANLMMRNKENA; this is encoded by the coding sequence ATGGAGAATAGTCAAGCAATCAAACAAAAAGGTATGGAATACTGGAAACAAATCATTGTCATGTTGTGTTTAGGGTGGGCCATTATTTGGGTGTATCGTTCAGCACTATCCCCAATTTTCCCAGAATTAAATGCTTCATTAGGTGGTGGAATTAGTGATGCTTCACTAGGAGCCATCTCAAGTTTTTATTTCTTTGGCTATACAGGAATGCAAATTCCAGCCGGGATTTTAGTTGATAAATTTGGTAAGAAAATGGTATTGATTCCAGGATTTACTTTGTTTGCATTAGCAGCAGTTTTGATTGCCAATGCAAATGGGATTACGATGGTTTACGCAGGTAGTTTGTTAGCAGGTATTGGTTGTGGCTCTTATTATGGTTCAGCATACTCGCTATCATCTGAAAGTATCCCCGCCGAACGTCGTGGGCTTTCAACCGCAATTATTAATAGTGGTTCAGCAATCGGAATGGGAATTGGCTTGATTTTATCAAGCTTACTAGTAAAACAATTGCATCTACCGTGGCAAATTATGATGTATTTAGTGGCTGGTTTAGTTATTTTAATTATGATTGCCTTTGTTAAAGTCATTCGTTCAACACCAGATGAGGTGGTTCAAAAAGGTTCTAAAACAAAAATTGAGCACGCACCTGAAGATAAAGTTTCAATGAAACGTTTATTTGCTCCTAATATGATTGCTTCTTATATTTTATATTTTGCAACTTGTTATGGCTACTATATGGTCGTTACTTGGCTGCCTTCCTTCTTACAACAAGAGCGCGGATTCCAAGGCGTTGCAATTGGTTTTTCAGCAGCATTAGTTGCTTTTTCAGCAATTCCAGGAGCGCTATTCTTTAGTCGACTATCAGATAAATTTCAATCTAAAAAAATTCATTTTATCGTTGTGTTGGAACTACTAGCAGCTGTTATGTTAGTTTTAACTGTTTTAGCGCCAACATCAGGAATTTTATTAGTTGGCTTAATTTTGTATGGATTACTTGGAAAATTAGCTGTAGAACCCATTATTATTTCGTATATTGCGGATACAGCACCTAAAAAAGGCTATGGAACAACTTTTGGCGTCTTCAACTTCTTCGGAATGAGTTCATCTGTACTAGCTCCTTGGGTAACAGGATTGATTTCGGATGCTACTGGATCTAAAGTAAATGGATTTTATTTATCAGCCTTAATTATGGTTGTAGGAACTGTTTTATTCTTAGTAGCTAATTTAATGATGCGTAATAAAGAAAATGCTTAA
- the allC gene encoding allantoate deiminase has translation MDLTKEVAENVKWLSNIGADPTGGTTRLLYSDFWLEAQNGVKQRLSDIGMVTSFDAIGNLFGRLEGSKYPTETILTGSHIDTVVNGGKLDGQFGVISSYLAVKYLKEQYGTPLRSLEVISMAEEEGSRFPFAFWGSKNLMGLAKKEDVSEIADFNGVKFVDAMRNAGFDFKDEEETLRKDIKAFLEIHIEQGNVLELENKSVGVVTSIVGQKRYTMILKGQANHAGTTPMKYRKDAIYGFSKICSQSIDKARLVGEPLVLTFGKVEPKPNTVNVVPGEVLFTMDCRHTDQNILNDFTAEIEEDMHQIADELGLELTVDLWMDETPIPMDKKMIEVIKNVAEKEGINYRMMHSGAGHDSQIIAPQIPTGMIFVPSIDGISHNPAEDTKLEDLVEGVKTMALVLYELAYVD, from the coding sequence ATGGATTTAACAAAAGAAGTGGCAGAAAATGTTAAATGGCTTTCAAATATAGGGGCAGATCCAACCGGAGGAACCACTCGCTTGTTGTATTCTGATTTCTGGTTAGAAGCTCAAAATGGTGTGAAACAAAGGCTTTCTGATATTGGAATGGTCACAAGTTTTGATGCAATAGGCAATCTTTTCGGTCGTTTGGAAGGAAGCAAGTATCCAACTGAAACCATTTTAACAGGATCACATATTGACACTGTGGTAAATGGTGGGAAATTAGATGGACAATTTGGTGTTATTTCTTCTTATCTGGCAGTTAAGTATTTAAAAGAACAATACGGAACACCTCTTCGTTCGCTTGAAGTAATTTCAATGGCAGAAGAAGAAGGAAGCCGTTTTCCATTTGCTTTTTGGGGAAGTAAAAATTTGATGGGTCTTGCAAAAAAAGAAGACGTATCTGAAATAGCCGATTTTAATGGAGTGAAATTTGTTGATGCTATGAGAAACGCTGGTTTTGATTTTAAAGATGAAGAAGAAACGCTTCGTAAAGATATTAAAGCCTTCTTGGAAATTCATATCGAACAAGGAAATGTATTAGAATTAGAAAATAAATCAGTCGGCGTGGTGACAAGTATCGTTGGTCAAAAGCGCTATACAATGATTTTAAAAGGTCAAGCAAATCACGCAGGAACAACTCCAATGAAGTATCGAAAAGACGCGATTTATGGATTTAGTAAAATCTGTTCCCAATCCATTGATAAAGCACGATTAGTTGGAGAACCATTGGTACTGACTTTTGGAAAAGTAGAGCCAAAACCCAATACTGTGAATGTTGTTCCTGGAGAAGTTTTGTTCACAATGGATTGTCGTCATACAGATCAAAACATTCTAAATGACTTTACAGCGGAGATTGAAGAAGATATGCATCAAATTGCTGATGAATTAGGTTTAGAGTTAACCGTGGATTTATGGATGGACGAAACACCGATTCCAATGGATAAAAAAATGATTGAGGTTATTAAAAATGTGGCTGAAAAAGAAGGCATTAATTATCGTATGATGCATAGTGGCGCAGGTCATGATTCTCAAATTATTGCCCCTCAAATACCAACAGGTATGATTTTTGTCCCAAGTATTGATGGCATTAGTCACAATCCAGCAGAAGACACGAAATTAGAAGATTTAGTTGAAGGTGTTAAAACAATGGCGTTAGTCTTGTATGAGCTAGCATACGTAGATTAA
- a CDS encoding alpha/beta hydrolase, whose translation MDYQEFTYSTLQGLPLMATFYPSTHSEGSRTILYIHGGGLVWGSRKDLPADYIDLFHKAGYNFLTFDYPLAPETTLPEIVASIKQGIQWFHKVATSELNLSSSDFHLFGRSAGAYLAFLVCKDQTLPQPKSLISFYGYEAINASFYSKPSHYYLRFPKVSVELKNAIIGNKPLASGAIEERYGIYMYARQSGHWLDMVLPAILQATKYSLTDTDLLSLPPTFLAQSTTDEDVPYEIGESLAKKIPINQFVSVENEPHDFDKNPKNPKALAVYHQLIQWLTSHEIKKDSN comes from the coding sequence ATGGATTATCAAGAATTTACGTATAGTACCTTACAAGGACTTCCTTTAATGGCTACTTTTTATCCATCAACACATTCCGAAGGCAGTCGCACTATTCTTTACATTCATGGTGGTGGCCTTGTTTGGGGCAGTCGCAAGGATTTGCCTGCTGATTATATCGACCTTTTTCATAAAGCTGGATACAATTTTTTAACTTTTGACTATCCATTGGCACCTGAAACCACTTTACCTGAAATAGTAGCCTCTATCAAACAAGGGATTCAATGGTTTCATAAGGTTGCGACTTCAGAGTTAAACCTTTCTTCTTCGGATTTTCATTTATTTGGCCGTTCAGCAGGTGCTTATCTAGCTTTTTTAGTTTGCAAAGATCAAACACTTCCTCAGCCTAAAAGTTTAATTAGCTTTTACGGATATGAAGCGATCAATGCTTCTTTTTACTCAAAACCAAGCCACTATTATTTACGCTTCCCTAAGGTTTCAGTGGAACTTAAAAATGCAATTATTGGAAATAAACCTCTTGCTTCCGGAGCAATTGAAGAGCGTTATGGCATCTATATGTACGCAAGGCAATCTGGTCACTGGCTAGACATGGTGCTGCCTGCTATTTTACAAGCAACAAAATATTCTCTAACCGATACGGATCTTCTGTCATTGCCTCCGACCTTTTTAGCTCAAAGTACTACTGACGAGGATGTTCCTTATGAGATTGGAGAATCCTTAGCTAAAAAAATCCCAATAAATCAATTTGTATCTGTTGAAAATGAGCCTCATGATTTTGATAAAAATCCTAAAAATCCAAAAGCATTAGCAGTTTATCATCAGTTGATTCAATGGTTAACCTCTCATGAAATAAAAAAGGATTCTAACTGA
- a CDS encoding D-ribose ABC transporter substrate-binding protein encodes MKKTIALFLVSMLVLSGCKIATLEGENVKELKPEKKAENQLVVGVSLSTLNNPFFVSVKEGISDLAKEHDTTVKIVDAQDDSVKQSNDITDLIQQNVDVLLINPVDSFAIAPAVESANQANIPVIAIDRSSESGKLLSLVASNNSEGGKMAGEYLERVSGKKALVGELQGVPGASATRERGKGFEDYAKEHLTVVAKQTANFDRAKGLTVMENMLQSNPEVTAIFAQNDEMALGAIEAIEAAGKKEIKVIGFDGTEDGLKAIKSGKLDATVAQKPTEMGRLALQTAYDFFNLKDVQAKVDSPLELIEKNK; translated from the coding sequence ATGAAAAAAACAATCGCATTATTCCTTGTCAGTATGCTGGTTTTGTCAGGTTGTAAAATAGCGACATTAGAAGGCGAAAATGTGAAGGAGCTTAAACCTGAAAAAAAAGCTGAAAATCAATTGGTTGTGGGCGTTTCTTTATCAACTTTGAATAATCCATTCTTCGTCTCTGTTAAAGAAGGGATTAGTGACTTGGCAAAGGAACATGATACGACAGTAAAAATAGTCGATGCGCAAGATGACTCAGTTAAACAAAGTAACGATATCACCGATTTGATTCAACAAAATGTAGATGTCCTTTTGATTAATCCCGTAGATTCTTTTGCAATCGCTCCTGCCGTTGAATCTGCGAATCAAGCCAATATTCCTGTCATTGCTATTGATCGAAGCAGTGAATCAGGCAAGTTGTTAAGTCTTGTGGCTTCGAATAATAGTGAAGGCGGAAAGATGGCTGGAGAGTATCTTGAAAGAGTGAGTGGAAAAAAGGCATTAGTTGGAGAATTGCAGGGCGTGCCAGGAGCTTCGGCTACCAGAGAGCGCGGTAAAGGATTTGAAGATTATGCAAAAGAACATTTAACCGTTGTTGCCAAACAAACAGCCAACTTTGACCGAGCAAAAGGATTAACGGTTATGGAAAATATGCTCCAATCAAATCCTGAAGTAACGGCTATTTTTGCTCAAAATGATGAAATGGCGCTAGGAGCAATTGAAGCCATTGAAGCAGCAGGTAAAAAAGAGATTAAAGTGATTGGTTTTGATGGAACGGAAGATGGCTTAAAAGCGATTAAATCAGGGAAATTAGATGCGACCGTCGCTCAAAAACCAACTGAAATGGGACGTCTTGCCTTGCAAACGGCCTATGATTTCTTTAATTTAAAAGACGTTCAAGCAAAAGTAGATTCACCGCTTGAATTAATTGAAAAAAATAAATAA